The following are encoded in a window of Ricinus communis isolate WT05 ecotype wild-type chromosome 4, ASM1957865v1, whole genome shotgun sequence genomic DNA:
- the LOC8284479 gene encoding uncharacterized protein LOC8284479: MWSFASRAISGTIGLKNDLLKLRQASSECSDDEPFVNNSREEGLECPICWESFNIVENVPYVLWCGHTLCKNCVLGLQRAIVKPLPLPIQLPFFISCPWCNLLSLRLVYKGNLRFPRKNYFLLWMVESLNGDRSKSYFSFHGDNQPVCSSNRNVPVGNQVGQVINRRALCTHPTRQLVPNHNEGWLNNSYLNAERLQLSLRKSLALFVHLTAKFPLIAIFLLVILYAIPASAAILALYILITLVFALPSFLILYFALPSLDWLVREIIT, from the coding sequence ATGTGGAGTTTTGCATCAAGAGCCATTAGTGGAACCATTGGATTGAAGAATGACCTTTTAAAGCTGCGCCAAGCATCTTCAGAGTGCTCAGATGATGAACCTTTTGTAAACAATAGCAGAGAGGAGGGACTGGAATGCCCTATATGCTGGGAATCTTTCAACATTGTTGAAAACGTGCCTTATGTTTTATGGTGTGGCCACACCCTTTGTAAGAATTGTGTTTTGGGACTGCAAAGGGCTATTGTGAAACCCCTACCGCTGCCAATCCAGCTTCCGTTCTTCATTTCTTGTCCATGGTGTAATCTATTGTCTCTCAGGCTGGTCTATAAAGGAAATCTCAGGTTCCCCCGTAAAAACTATTTTCTTCTATGGATGGTTGAGAGCTTGAATGGTGATAGATCAAAGTCATATTTCTCCTTTCATGGGGATAACCAACCTGTCTGTTCTTCGAACAGAAATGTACCTGTAGGAAATCAAGTCGGCCAAGTTATCAACAGGCGAGCCCTGTGTACTCATCCCACGCGACAATTGGTGCCTAACCATAATGAGGGCTGGCTTAACAATAGCTACTTAAATGCTGAAAGACTTCAGTTATCCTTACGCAAGTCATTGGCTCTCTTTGTCCACTTGACAGCTAAGTTTCCCTTAATTGCCATATTTCTTTTGGTTATCTTGTATGCAATACCGGCCAGTGCAGCTATCTTGGCACTCTACATCCTTATCACGCTCGTGTTTGCTCTCCCTTCTTTTCTCATCTTATACTTCGCCTTACCTAGTCTTGATTGGTTGGTTAGAGAAATCATTACTTGA
- the LOC8284478 gene encoding uncharacterized protein LOC8284478, with protein MIAEKLDVIPESDGASMIPESNSIPVIQERISLITETDSASELVSGSSESKHGHVRRYSATISLIPETDSDSSSLVPESDSAKVVSGSCVSKHGHVRRFSTGNIGIPYKSVKILSRYLAASTGSCHDNCKYGTRQDPETKTPNSPVMGKRMEKQGKSQEIGKTLTLAERKMKLAVSFTPSSGSKCQKPDFSVLTKTSSLCKRETVLLKQHSLPLKEVVPKPKSMLSKSSTLPIKQHSCSKEDGVGLYKDNEMGLSLLNPPRSLSSREQNKLRSIKEKKTSMLDERKDVARATVSSSAMRTVKKVLRRPIVSLSPKRSDKRVSSVDTEEFKSLKGVSRLKDLSDVGEAKSEQPSSDDGPEKTSHVIEISDISIFPSTVHKDKSLKHAQVSSSLEHKLLRRTKFGIRDSQSPSSPEKNSLRRIKQGTRAIRSSISSLASPNYRQSGSFSEYHETDNEKDSATAKIDLKSSPRKGVVVSSKDKGSLVRKLSFRKGKVLELCPVITSPKRLKFRRRHKDSQISKVEKIDRNFKNTGTHVDDGEISVTKSEGKKVVLKHQKIEGKKVVKNLLNNMIEETANKLAETKKSKVKALVGAFETVISLQDSKPLPTADA; from the coding sequence ATGATAGCGGAGAAATTGGATGTGATCCCAGAGAGTGATGGTGCATCAATGATTCCTGAGAGCAATTCTATACCTGTTATCCAGGAGAGGATCTCACTGATCACGGAGACTGATTCTGCTTCCGAGTTGGTCTCAGGGAGCTCTGAGTCCAAACATGGGCATGTAAGAAGGTACTCTGCTACTATTTCACTGATCCCAGAGACAGATTCTGATTCTTCCTCTTTGGTTCCTGAGAGTGATTCTGCCAAGGTGGTCTCAGGAAGTTGTGTGTCCAAACATGGTCATGTAAGAAGGTTCTCTACTGGGAACATTGGCATCCCATACAAAAGTGTTAAGATTCTTTCCCGTTATCTTGCAGCTTCAACAGGTTCTTGCCATGATAATTGTAAATATGGAACAAGACAGGATCCTGAAACAAAGACACCAAATAGTCCCGTAATGGGGAAAAGAATGGAAAAGCAAGGTAAAAGCCAGGAAATTGGGAAGACTCTAACTTTAGCagagagaaaaatgaaacTAGCAGTCAGTTTTACGCCTTCTTCAGGGTCCAAATGCCAGAAACCTGATTTTTCTGTTCTCACTAAGACGTCATCTCTGTGTAAGAGAGAGACTGTCTTGTTAAAACAGCATTCATTGCCTCTCAAGGAAGTAGTTCCAAAGCCAAAGTCTATGCTGTCAAAGTCGTCTACTCTGCCAATTAAACAGCATTCATGCAGTAAAGAAGACGGTGTTGGACTCTATAAAGACAACGAAATGGGACTTTCTTTGTTGAATCCACCTAGATCATTAAGTAGCCGAGAGCAAAATAAACTCAGAAgcattaaagaaaagaagaccTCTATGTTGGATGAGAGAAAGGATGTGGCTCGAGCAACTGTTTCTTCGTCTGCCATGCGTACAGTTAAGAAGGTTTTGAGACGACCAATTGTTTCTCTTTCTCCCAAACGTTCTGACAAGAGAGTTTCAAGTGTGGATACTGAAGAATTCAAGAGCCTGAAAGGGGTTTCTCGTCTGAAGGATCTCAGTGATGTTGGGGAAGCTAAATCTGAGCAGCCCAGCAGTGATGATGGGCCAGAGAAGACTTCGCATGTAATTGAAATAAgtgatatttctatttttccaTCTACCGTCCATAAGGATAAAAGCTTGAAACATGCTCAAGTATCTTCATCCTTGGAGCACAAGCTTTTGAGACGCACTAAATTTGGAATCCGTGACAGTCAATCACCTTCATCCCCTGAGAAAAACAGCTTGAGACGCATTAAACAGGGAACTCGTGCTATTCGGTCATCCATTTCTTCTTTAGCATCACCCAATTATAGGCAGAGTGGTAGCTTCTCTGAGTACCATGAAACTGACAATGAAAAAGATTCAGCGACTGCAAAGATTGATTTAAAGAGTAGCCCTAGAAAGGGTGTAGTAGTTAGTTCAAAAGATAAAGGTTCCCTAGTAAGAAAGCTAAGTTTTAGGAAAGGGAAGGTGCTTGAGCTCTGCCCTGTGATTACATCTCCAAAAAGACTCAAATTTAGGCGAAGACACAAGGACAGCCAAATTAGTAAAGTTGAGAAGATAGACAGGAACTTTAAGAATACAGGGACCCACGTGGACGATGGTGAAATTAGTGTTACAAAATCTGAAGGTAAGAAGGTTGTTTTAAAACATCAAAAAATTGAAGGAAAGAAAGTTGTGAAGAATTTACTGAATAACATGATAGAGGAGACGGCAAATAAGCTTGCTGAGACCAAGAAGAGTAAGGTCAAGGCTCTGGTCGGTGCTTTTGAAACAGTGATCTCTCTTCAGGATTCCAAACCATTACCAACAGCTGATGCATGA